The following DNA comes from Synergistaceae bacterium.
TTTTAATATTTTATATCCTTAGTCTACGTTTATAGTTTTAATCTAAGTAATAAATCAGAGAAAATTACTAGTTGTTTGTTTGCTACCGTCTGTTTCCCAGGGTTTTCAGACAGGGTTGTAGGGAAAATAGTGACAAATCTTGACATTAAAAAAGCCTTGGAATTTCAACCTTCAAAGGCTTTTATTCTGGTCGGAGTGACAGGAATCGAACCTGCGACTTCTTGAACCCCATTCAAGATTCTTATCAAGTTGAAGCTTTATATGTTCATGCTATTAGAGTATTTGAGTATTGCCACGGTAGAGAGCCACTAAGGTCATCTTTAGAGCCACCCAGGGCCATAAATAGAGCCAGCTGAGTATTGCGGAGGAAAAGAGCCAGGAGTGCGGAGATTAGGGCCAGTGAATGCATCGAATGGAGCCAGCTAGTGCGGACTGGGGAGCCAGTAAAATTTAATATAAAAAGTAATAACCTTCTGTATAATTGTTACTATGCCGTCATCAGGTAGGCAAAATTATAGAGGAGGTTTTTTTAATGGTTCAGTACCGAAAAATCCTGGTGCTTCATTTCAAGGGGGTATCCCAGCGCACCATAAGCTCAAGCGTGGGAAGCTCTAGAAATACGGTTTCAAAGATTATTAAAAGATAAAAAAATCTTGGTTTAACAGAACTAACAGACACTACTACAGATAGCTTTCTCAATGAATTTCTTTTTCCAGAAAAGCAGGCAATTGAGAGGGGATACTACCCTGCGGATTGGGAAAAAGTTCATAAGGAGCTAGGTCGAAAGAATGTAACTTTAAAACTTCTGCATTTAGAGTATAGCTCAGAAGCTAGAGACTACGGAAAAATTCCCTACGCCTATAGGACATTTGCTGAGAAATACACAAAGTATGCCAAAAAGTATAAGGCCACCATGCCCATAAGAAGAAAACCCGGAGAACTTCTTGAGGTGGACTGGGCTGGTTCAACACTATCAATACATGAAAGAGCTAGCGGAAAAGATCTAGAGGTTTATGTCTTTGTCGCCACCCTTCCCTATAGCCAGTACAGCTATGTGGAAGGCTTTCTTGATATGAAGTCTGAGAGCTGGCTAACCGGTCACATAAACGCCTTTGAGTACTTCCAGGCCGTTCCTGAGGCAGTGGTTCCAGACAACCTAAGGACAGGTGTAACAAAGTCATCAAAAAGCGAGCCTCTATTAAATGAAGCTTACAGGGAACTAGCTGATTACTATGGCACCGTTATAATTCCCGCTAGAGTAAAAAAACCAAAAGACAAGCCCAGTGTAGAAGCTACTGTGGGCTTTGTATCAAGGCAGATAATAGCTGCACTAAGAAACTACCAGTGCTTTGATCTTTATGAACTTAATAGGGAAATTTGGAAGAAACTAGATGAAATAAATACGGAAGCTTTTCAGAAAAGACCAGGATCTAGAAAACAGGTGTTTGACGAAGAGGAGAAGCACCACCTTCTACCTCTTCGAAACACTCGCTTTAAATTATCGGAGTGGAGAAGTGCTAAGGTTGACCTTAGTTACCACCTTCAAGTCGATAAGATGCACTACTCCGTCCCCTACGAATACATCCGAAGTGAGGTTGATATCCGCATCACTAAGGACTTGATTGAAGTATACTTCAACGACTATAGAATTGCATCCCACAAAAAGTTAACTGGAGCTATAGGGCAGCACTCTACGAACCCAGACCACATGCCTGATAACCATCGCCTCTTTCTAGAGCACACACCGGAAAACAGTAGGAAGTGGGCAGAGAAGGTAGGTCCTGAGATGCTCAGGCTAGTAGACACTCTTCTTGATCAGAATCCAGAGAAGAGAGCCCTTAATCTAATAATGACTCTAAAGGGGCTAGCTAGAAACCACTCCAAGGCAGATATGGAGAAAGCAGCTAAGGATCTTCTCCAGGTTTCATCTAGACCTATGGTTAGCGTCTATAAGACAATCCTAACTAGAAATAAGACTAGAGCCACTAATAAAAACGAGAAACTAGATGTCCCAGACAAAACTAGTTATAACTTTATTCGAGGAAAAGATTACTTTAGAGGAGAAGATAGATGAATAGTGAAACATTAAGAAAACTAAAAGAAATGAAGCTCAGCGCCATGGCTGAGGCCTATGAAGAGCAGCTTAATAGTAATGATTATAAGAATATGACCTTTGATGATAGGTTTAACCTCATGGTAGATCAGGAGTACTACAGGCGTAAAAACAATAAGCTCAAAAGACTAATAAAACAGGCAGGATTCAGTGAACCAGAGGCCTCTATTGAGGACATAGAGTACCACCCAGATAGAAAACTTGATAAAAACCTTATAATGGAGCTTGCCACTGGTAATTACATCCAAAAAGGTCTTAACATAATTCTTATGGGAGCATCAGGAAATGGGAAAACTTGGATTTCTAATGCCTTTGGTACCCAGGCTTGCAGGCAGCACTATAAGGTTAGGTATGTGAGACTTCCTGAACTGCTAGATGAATTCGCCCTAGCTAAAAATCAGGCCGATGGGAGCTTTAGAAAGCTAATAAAGAAATACAAAAAGGTGGATCTACTAATAATAGACGAGTGGCTACTAACCCCCATACCTGAAGATAGTGTCTACACAATCTTTGAAATAATCGAGGCCAGACTCAAAAAGTCTTCTACGATCTTTTGTTCACAAAAGGCTCCTGAAGGTTGGTATGAACAACTGGGAGATGCTTTAATAGCTGATGCAATCCTTGATAGAATTGTACACGACTCCTACAAAATCCTTATCGATGGCGAGATTTCTATGAGAGAGCGCCACGGACTGGGGGCCAGTAGATGATTCCTGAAGATGTAGAAAATCGTATCGCAAAGTTTTATTTCCATAACTACCTTCCCTGGGACATCATGGAAGAATTAGAAATGCTTTTACTTCCCTTTTATTTGCCCGACGGAGATAGGCAGAAGGATGAAATAATGGAGGAAGAAATAGCTGATGAGGTAGTGAAAATAGGAATAGAATTTCTGATGGCAGAATTAGAAAAAAGAAATAAAAGATAAACCTCTTGGGCCACTAGCACTGGTAATTAGTGCTAGCGGTCCTTATCAGGACCCACGCCGGCTCCCTGCAGGACCCTGGGTGGTTC
Coding sequences within:
- a CDS encoding ATP-binding protein, translating into MNSETLRKLKEMKLSAMAEAYEEQLNSNDYKNMTFDDRFNLMVDQEYYRRKNNKLKRLIKQAGFSEPEASIEDIEYHPDRKLDKNLIMELATGNYIQKGLNIILMGASGNGKTWISNAFGTQACRQHYKVRYVRLPELLDEFALAKNQADGSFRKLIKKYKKVDLLIIDEWLLTPIPEDSVYTIFEIIEARLKKSSTIFCSQKAPEGWYEQLGDALIADAILDRIVHDSYKILIDGEISMRERHGLGASR